A genome region from Clostridium sp. JN-9 includes the following:
- the hutI gene encoding imidazolonepropionase, with translation MRTIIKNIGCLVTCKGSHKKVRDEMKDAGIIENGFIVIEKNIIAEIGTGDGYKKFYEQGDKVIDAQGKTVTPGLIDSHTHVVYGGSREFELPLKLKKVSYIDILNAGGGILSTVNETRKSSTEKLISETKARLDTMLLHGTTTVESKSGYGLNFGDEMRMLHINKILNESHPITIESTYLGAHAVPKEYKNNRRAYIDSIINQHIPYVESHNMAKFIDCFCEEGVFSIDETREILNAGKQHGLKVKLHADEIEPMGGAELAAELGAVSAEHLVAASKEGIKAMAQSGVIAVLLPTTSFYLMLNKYAPARLMIDMGVPVALATDCNPGTSPTESLQNVMTFACYGMKMLPEEIINAVTYNAACAVCQEDKIGSLEVGKKADIVIFNSKNLNYLIYHFGINAAETVIKNGKVVADHGRLV, from the coding sequence ATGAGAACTATTATAAAAAATATCGGATGTTTAGTTACCTGCAAGGGAAGCCATAAAAAAGTCAGGGATGAAATGAAGGACGCCGGCATAATTGAAAATGGGTTTATTGTAATAGAAAAAAATATAATAGCTGAAATTGGCACGGGAGATGGATACAAAAAGTTTTATGAGCAGGGAGACAAGGTCATTGATGCACAGGGGAAAACAGTTACACCTGGGCTTATAGACAGCCATACCCATGTGGTATACGGCGGCTCCAGAGAGTTTGAACTGCCTCTTAAATTAAAAAAGGTAAGCTATATAGACATATTAAATGCTGGCGGAGGAATATTAAGCACTGTAAATGAAACCAGAAAAAGCTCTACGGAAAAACTTATAAGTGAAACAAAAGCCAGGCTGGATACAATGCTTCTGCATGGAACAACCACTGTAGAAAGTAAATCAGGATATGGACTTAACTTTGGTGATGAAATGAGGATGCTTCATATAAATAAAATATTAAACGAAAGTCATCCAATTACCATTGAGTCAACATATCTGGGGGCTCATGCTGTACCAAAGGAATATAAAAATAACAGAAGGGCATATATTGACAGCATAATAAATCAGCATATTCCATATGTGGAATCTCATAATATGGCCAAGTTCATTGACTGCTTCTGCGAGGAGGGAGTTTTCAGCATAGATGAAACAAGAGAGATTTTAAATGCAGGTAAACAGCATGGCTTAAAGGTAAAACTCCATGCAGACGAAATTGAGCCCATGGGAGGAGCAGAACTGGCAGCAGAGCTTGGTGCCGTTTCTGCAGAGCATCTGGTGGCTGCATCAAAAGAAGGAATTAAGGCAATGGCACAAAGTGGTGTAATTGCAGTGCTTCTTCCAACTACTTCATTTTATTTAATGCTTAATAAATATGCACCAGCAAGACTTATGATTGACATGGGAGTGCCTGTGGCTCTGGCTACGGACTGCAATCCAGGAACCTCACCAACGGAATCACTGCAAAATGTTATGACTTTTGCCTGCTATGGTATGAAAATGCTGCCTGAGGAGATAATTAATGCTGTAACATATAATGCTGCCTGTGCTGTCTGCCAAGAGGATAAAATAGGAAGCCTTGAAGTTGGGAAAAAAGCGGATATAGTTATTTTCAACAGTAAGAATCTAAACTACTTAATATATCATTTCGGCATAAATGCAGCAGAAACTGTCATTAAGAATGGCAAAGTGGTAGCAGATCATGGTAGACTAGTATAA
- a CDS encoding glycosyltransferase, with translation MKILHIISGNDNGGGANHVLNICKSKFENYNNIIGCIGSGCFYDKLKHLNYDYVLFPNALNNNDIINYINDNNIDVADFHGAKAFAIHKFINGRLNCHTAATIHSDYRYDFMNNKMKKYLYTPLSYIGLKSFKSFVCVSQSIKTLLNDKGFKGSKYVINNGININEIEIKETRSEIRSQYNMSEQDIAFVNIARMHPVKNQKLLINAFKKLSSEFENVKLIIVGDGPLENQLRQQCGDLNLQNKVIFTGFKSNPYGILNACDISILTSISEGGAPPLTVLESGALKKPVICTKVGDVDLNFTENEMIIIENNADAVYSSMKKAMENLKENFLGNNLYSEVQKNFTLHRFCTDYYNFYHDLCK, from the coding sequence ATGAAAATATTACATATAATTTCTGGAAATGACAACGGTGGAGGAGCTAATCATGTTTTAAATATCTGCAAGTCCAAGTTTGAAAACTACAATAATATAATAGGCTGTATAGGTTCAGGCTGTTTTTATGATAAATTAAAGCATTTGAATTATGATTATGTTTTATTTCCCAATGCTCTTAATAATAATGATATAATCAATTACATTAATGACAATAATATAGATGTGGCGGATTTTCATGGAGCTAAAGCTTTTGCCATACATAAGTTTATAAATGGAAGGCTGAACTGCCATACTGCTGCCACCATACACAGCGATTACAGATATGATTTTATGAATAATAAAATGAAGAAATATTTATATACTCCTCTGAGTTATATAGGCTTAAAGAGCTTTAAAAGCTTTGTATGTGTTTCTCAAAGCATTAAAACACTGCTTAATGACAAGGGCTTTAAAGGCAGTAAGTACGTAATTAACAATGGAATAAATATTAATGAGATTGAAATAAAGGAAACCAGAAGTGAAATACGGTCACAGTATAATATGTCAGAGCAGGATATTGCATTTGTTAATATAGCAAGGATGCATCCTGTAAAAAATCAAAAGCTTTTAATAAATGCTTTCAAAAAGCTCAGCAGTGAGTTTGAGAATGTTAAGCTTATTATAGTTGGAGACGGACCTCTGGAAAATCAGCTGAGGCAGCAGTGCGGTGATTTAAATCTGCAAAATAAGGTTATATTTACAGGCTTTAAAAGCAATCCCTATGGCATATTAAATGCCTGTGATATAAGCATTTTAACTTCAATTAGTGAGGGTGGAGCGCCCCCTTTGACGGTTTTGGAAAGCGGTGCTTTAAAAAAGCCTGTTATCTGCACAAAAGTTGGAGATGTGGATTTAAACTTCACTGAAAATGAAATGATTATAATCGAAAATAACGCAGATGCTGTGTACAGCAGTATGAAAAAGGCAATGGAGAATTTAAAGGAAAATTTCCTGGGGAATAATTTGTACAGTGAAGTACAAAAGAATTTTACATTACACAGGTTTTGCACAGATTATTATAATTTTTATCATGACTTGTGTAAATAA
- a CDS encoding DMT family transporter, with amino-acid sequence MKNIQGDLDIILASTAFGVMPVLAKLAYGRGATTYTVLFLRFLFAAFILLYIILNKKISLKLNMKQILMVIMLGLFGYSATALCLFISYNYVSVGVATNLLYTYPAIVTLMSRFLYKEKLYGRKIVSLLLSLIGVFILIEIKNQSINITGVSFAFASAIFYSLYVLGISTDKAKKINSYVMIFYLSVTSSIIMFLLGVSTSALDLRIDFYALICIILLAFISTVVALMSFLKGVRIIGPSRAAILSTLEPIVSIILGFLILKEKLSLNMIIGSALVIASVLLLVKDNTLKEPAEN; translated from the coding sequence ATGAAAAACATACAGGGTGATTTGGACATAATATTAGCCTCAACGGCATTTGGTGTAATGCCCGTTCTGGCAAAGTTAGCCTATGGAAGAGGAGCAACTACATATACAGTGCTGTTTTTACGATTTTTATTTGCAGCCTTTATTTTACTTTATATAATTTTAAATAAAAAGATATCACTTAAATTAAACATGAAACAGATTTTAATGGTAATTATGCTGGGGTTATTTGGATATTCAGCCACTGCTTTGTGCTTATTTATTTCTTATAACTATGTATCAGTTGGCGTGGCTACAAATCTTCTTTACACATATCCTGCCATAGTTACACTAATGTCCAGATTTTTATATAAGGAAAAGCTTTATGGCAGAAAAATTGTATCCCTGCTGCTGTCCTTAATTGGAGTATTTATTTTAATTGAGATAAAAAATCAGAGCATTAACATTACAGGAGTTTCATTTGCATTTGCTTCAGCTATATTTTATTCACTTTATGTGCTTGGAATTTCCACAGATAAAGCAAAGAAAATTAACAGCTATGTTATGATTTTTTATCTTTCCGTAACCTCCAGCATTATAATGTTTTTACTTGGAGTGTCCACTTCGGCACTGGATTTAAGAATAGATTTTTATGCTTTAATATGCATTATTTTACTGGCATTTATATCTACAGTTGTAGCTCTTATGTCATTTTTGAAAGGTGTAAGAATTATAGGACCATCCAGGGCAGCCATTTTAAGTACTCTGGAGCCTATTGTAAGTATAATACTGGGATTTTTGATTTTAAAGGAAAAATTATCATTGAATATGATAATAGGAAGTGCACTGGTCATTGCTTCAGTACTGCTTTTAGTAAAAGATAATACTTTAAAAGAACCTGCAGAAAATTAA
- the hutH gene encoding histidine ammonia-lyase: MDTVYLDGNHLTLENIKDVCINNAKVELSEDAEKMVTSSRKIVDDIVENNKVIYGITTGFGKFADVTISKEDSKTLQKNLILSHACGTGKPLPKDVVRCVMLLRANALSKGYSGIRLSTLNTLIEMLNKGVHPVIPEKGSLGASGDLAPLAHMVLPMLGYGKAEYKGEVLDGKDAMHKADINVVELVAKEGLALINGTQVMTGVGSLALMEAIDLLKVSDIAAALTIEALRGIKDAFDPRIHKIRPHKGQMDTAANMLSLTEGSTFITRQGQLRVQDAYSLRCVPQVHGASKDAVNYVKEKVEIEINSATDNPIVTREGDVISGGNFHGEPMALPFDFLGIACAELADISERRLERLINYQLNDLPPFLVKHGGLNSGFMITQYAAASLVSENKVLAHPASVDSIPSSANQEDHVSMGTIAARKARDIVGNARRVLATEIMAACQAIDFRQGFKLGKGTQAAYDTVRKYVDFIDNDKVMYVELDKCEKLISTGELLRNTEKEVKIKY, encoded by the coding sequence ATGGATACTGTTTATTTGGATGGGAATCATTTAACATTAGAAAACATAAAAGATGTATGCATAAACAATGCAAAGGTAGAATTAAGTGAAGATGCTGAAAAAATGGTAACCAGTTCGAGGAAAATTGTTGATGACATTGTAGAAAATAATAAGGTTATCTATGGTATTACAACTGGATTTGGAAAGTTTGCTGATGTGACTATTTCAAAGGAGGACAGCAAGACTTTACAGAAAAATTTAATATTGTCTCATGCCTGCGGTACTGGAAAGCCCTTGCCAAAGGATGTTGTAAGATGTGTTATGCTGCTTAGAGCAAATGCACTTTCAAAAGGATATTCAGGAATAAGACTTAGTACATTAAATACACTTATAGAAATGCTGAATAAGGGTGTTCATCCTGTTATACCAGAGAAAGGATCACTGGGAGCTTCAGGAGATCTTGCTCCTCTTGCACATATGGTGCTTCCTATGCTTGGCTATGGAAAAGCTGAATATAAAGGAGAAGTTCTGGATGGAAAAGATGCAATGCATAAGGCAGATATAAATGTAGTGGAGCTGGTTGCTAAGGAAGGCCTTGCTCTTATAAATGGAACTCAGGTAATGACAGGTGTAGGTTCTCTGGCTTTAATGGAAGCTATAGATCTTTTAAAAGTAAGCGACATTGCAGCAGCACTTACTATTGAAGCACTTAGGGGCATTAAGGATGCCTTTGACCCAAGAATACACAAAATAAGACCTCATAAAGGACAAATGGATACAGCTGCAAATATGCTGAGTCTTACTGAAGGCAGTACATTTATAACAAGACAGGGTCAGCTTAGAGTACAGGATGCATATTCACTAAGATGTGTACCTCAGGTTCATGGTGCATCCAAAGATGCAGTTAATTATGTTAAAGAAAAAGTTGAAATTGAAATAAATTCAGCTACGGATAATCCTATTGTTACAAGAGAAGGAGATGTGATTTCAGGAGGGAATTTCCATGGCGAACCTATGGCATTACCATTTGATTTTCTTGGAATTGCCTGTGCTGAACTTGCTGATATATCCGAAAGAAGACTGGAAAGACTTATTAATTATCAGTTAAATGATCTTCCTCCATTTTTAGTTAAGCATGGAGGATTAAATTCAGGATTTATGATAACACAGTATGCTGCAGCATCTCTTGTTTCAGAAAATAAGGTGCTGGCTCATCCTGCCTCAGTGGATTCCATACCTTCCTCTGCAAATCAGGAGGATCACGTAAGTATGGGAACTATAGCTGCAAGAAAGGCAAGAGACATAGTTGGAAATGCAAGAAGAGTGCTTGCCACAGAAATTATGGCAGCCTGTCAGGCAATAGACTTCAGACAAGGATTTAAGCTTGGCAAAGGTACCCAGGCAGCCTATGACACCGTAAGAAAATATGTGGATTTTATTGATAATGATAAGGTAATGTATGTAGAACTGGATAAATGCGAAAAATTAATATCCACAGGAGAACTGCTTAGAAATACCGAAAAGGAAGTTAAAATAAAATACTAA
- the ftcD gene encoding glutamate formimidoyltransferase produces MSKIVECIPNFSEGRDMEVVERIVDSVRKADDVKLLNYSSDSDHNRTVVTFIGSVQGVETAILKMAEKVYENIDMSKHTGGHPRMGALDVVPFVPIKDVTVEECIELSKRVGKAIGEKFNIPVYLYEDSASKPERKNLAAVRRGQYEGFFEKIKDPAWKPDFGPAVMNVKGGCTAVGARVPLVAFNVNLGTDNIDIANSIAKIVRNIGGGLRFVKAMGVKIEDRNIVQVSMNLVNYEKTSIYRAYEMVKMEAKRYGVPVVGSEIVGLVPMSALVQSLEYYLQIENFSEDQILEKRIYEK; encoded by the coding sequence ATGTCAAAAATCGTAGAGTGCATTCCAAACTTTAGTGAAGGAAGAGACATGGAGGTTGTTGAGAGAATAGTTGATTCAGTTAGAAAAGCAGATGATGTAAAGCTTCTAAATTATTCATCTGACAGCGATCACAACAGAACAGTGGTAACCTTTATTGGATCAGTTCAGGGCGTTGAAACAGCTATTCTTAAAATGGCAGAAAAGGTTTATGAAAATATAGATATGTCAAAGCATACTGGAGGACATCCAAGGATGGGAGCATTGGATGTGGTTCCTTTTGTTCCAATTAAGGATGTGACAGTGGAGGAATGCATTGAATTGTCTAAAAGAGTTGGAAAGGCCATAGGAGAGAAATTTAACATTCCTGTTTATCTCTATGAGGATTCTGCATCAAAGCCTGAAAGAAAGAATTTAGCTGCTGTTAGAAGGGGACAGTATGAAGGCTTCTTTGAAAAAATAAAGGACCCTGCATGGAAGCCTGATTTCGGACCTGCAGTGATGAATGTTAAAGGAGGCTGTACTGCTGTGGGAGCTAGAGTGCCTTTGGTTGCTTTTAATGTAAACTTAGGTACAGACAATATAGATATTGCCAATAGCATTGCTAAAATAGTGAGAAACATAGGAGGCGGCCTTAGATTTGTTAAAGCCATGGGAGTGAAAATTGAGGACAGAAACATAGTACAGGTGTCCATGAACCTTGTGAATTATGAAAAGACCTCAATTTACAGAGCCTATGAAATGGTTAAAATGGAGGCAAAGAGATATGGAGTGCCTGTGGTGGGCAGTGAAATAGTTGGACTTGTTCCAATGTCAGCCCTGGTGCAAAGCCTTGAATATTATCTGCAGATTGAAAATTTCTCTGAGGATCAGATACTTGAAAAAAGGATTTACGAAAAATAA
- the murJ gene encoding murein biosynthesis integral membrane protein MurJ: MLKNSRLIKSSIIVMILLVIGKVLAFVRDALIAAKFGTTIETDIYMFAFGAVMLLTSIGYGLTTTFIPIHTENIEKKTFKEGNEYVNKLLNIFMLFTIIVTILGIIFAKYIIIICAPGFTKNPAVFSMAVQIIRIMFLSLIFVGMQSIITGVLQAHKYFFEPSAMSIASNLIYVIYLVFLPDKYGILGFGVATVLGFFAQYIINVPRFKALGYKYKFILDFKDKDIIRLFKLMLPIIISTSLIQINMFINRSFATNLYEGAVSILDFSNKVTMLVYEVFAVAISTVIYPTLATHAVNRNNSEYNKALGKSINMIFLILIPAAVGIIVLRVPIISVIFKRGQFLESSVVKTAQALLFFSPAIIFYGLRDILSRAFYSLKDTKTPMINSFFGIILNFILSSILVKFMNVSGLTLAASISTGMITLLLFYNLNKKVKGINVKNIITEFVKILIASAVMGAVVYIIYKFLGAHLALTMKGNLIIILISVIAAVPVYVISAYMLKVKELKDIFNMGSHGAEN; encoded by the coding sequence ATGCTAAAGAACAGCAGATTAATTAAGAGTTCTATTATAGTAATGATTTTACTTGTTATTGGAAAGGTACTGGCATTTGTAAGAGATGCATTAATTGCAGCCAAGTTCGGCACCACCATTGAGACAGATATATATATGTTTGCCTTTGGTGCAGTGATGCTTTTAACAAGCATAGGCTACGGTCTGACCACCACCTTTATTCCAATACATACGGAAAATATTGAAAAAAAGACCTTTAAAGAAGGAAATGAATATGTAAATAAGCTGTTAAATATATTCATGCTGTTTACAATAATTGTAACCATTCTTGGGATTATTTTTGCAAAATATATTATTATTATCTGTGCTCCCGGATTTACTAAAAATCCTGCTGTATTCAGTATGGCAGTGCAGATTATAAGGATTATGTTCCTTTCTCTTATATTTGTTGGCATGCAGAGCATTATTACAGGAGTGCTGCAGGCTCATAAGTATTTTTTTGAACCCTCAGCCATGTCCATAGCATCAAATTTAATATATGTGATTTATCTTGTTTTTTTACCTGATAAATATGGCATTTTAGGTTTTGGAGTGGCAACAGTGCTTGGATTTTTCGCACAGTACATAATAAATGTGCCAAGGTTTAAGGCTTTAGGATATAAATATAAATTTATACTGGATTTTAAGGACAAGGACATTATAAGATTATTTAAATTAATGCTTCCTATTATTATAAGTACATCCTTAATTCAGATAAATATGTTTATAAACAGATCCTTTGCCACAAATTTATATGAGGGAGCAGTTTCAATACTTGATTTCTCAAATAAAGTAACTATGCTGGTATATGAGGTGTTTGCAGTAGCAATTTCAACAGTGATATATCCTACTTTGGCTACTCATGCTGTCAACAGAAATAATTCTGAATACAATAAGGCTCTTGGAAAATCCATTAATATGATATTTCTAATTCTTATACCTGCAGCAGTTGGAATAATTGTTTTAAGAGTACCTATTATAAGTGTAATATTTAAAAGAGGCCAGTTCCTGGAGAGCTCAGTAGTTAAAACTGCACAAGCACTGCTTTTCTTTTCACCGGCTATAATATTTTACGGCTTAAGGGATATTTTAAGCAGAGCCTTTTATTCCTTAAAGGACACAAAAACCCCCATGATAAACAGTTTTTTCGGCATAATACTTAATTTTATTCTAAGCTCTATACTTGTAAAATTCATGAATGTTTCTGGATTAACTCTGGCAGCATCAATTTCCACGGGTATGATAACACTTTTACTTTTCTACAATCTTAATAAAAAGGTAAAAGGCATAAATGTAAAAAATATAATTACTGAATTTGTTAAAATACTAATAGCTTCAGCAGTTATGGGGGCAGTGGTATACATAATATACAAGTTCCTTGGTGCACACCTGGCACTAACCATGAAGGGAAATTTAATTATTATTTTAATATCAGTAATAGCTGCTGTGCCGGTATATGTTATTAGTGCTTATATGCTTAAGGTAAAAGAATTAAAGGATATATTTAATATGGGCTCTCATGGAGCTGAAAATTAG
- a CDS encoding ABC transporter permease, which translates to MKNNVTLIVLKKELLDIFRDKKTLIIGILIPIIIFPVIFGVMGRSMDNTTKSVENNLKIAVKDDGNSSLSKFIKSQKNIKVVDSSNIDEDVKNGKIYVGMEIPKDFDKDIQQEKDINVNITYDNVSQQSSEAMNIINSYIDQYSKVVVKTRLDKRNINTNILTPVTIQSKTSAKEKDSQGKMVISLMLPLLLIIYSVSGPIAPATDLGAGEKERGTLEPLLTTQAGRLSLLWGKFLAITIMGAITTAASLTGLFIAMSQKNGIFSGVSVQFPLKAVLLIALVSVLITMVFGALELAISIYARSFKEAQTYLSPLMIVAFIPAYGTYMLDAKSIDPMYFHIPLANASCLIKELVSGIYNVQHMFITFGWIAVYVLASILFARYMFSREDVIFRT; encoded by the coding sequence ATGAAAAATAATGTAACCCTCATTGTTTTAAAAAAGGAATTACTGGATATTTTCAGGGATAAAAAAACATTGATTATTGGTATTTTAATTCCTATTATAATTTTCCCTGTTATATTTGGTGTTATGGGGAGAAGCATGGATAACACCACAAAAAGTGTTGAAAATAACCTTAAGATAGCCGTAAAGGATGACGGCAACAGCTCACTTTCCAAGTTTATTAAATCCCAGAAGAATATAAAGGTTGTGGATTCATCAAACATTGATGAGGATGTTAAAAATGGAAAGATATATGTTGGAATGGAAATCCCAAAGGATTTTGACAAAGATATTCAACAGGAAAAGGACATAAACGTCAATATAACATATGATAATGTAAGCCAGCAGTCTTCAGAGGCAATGAATATAATAAATTCATATATAGATCAATATTCAAAGGTTGTTGTAAAGACAAGACTTGATAAAAGAAATATAAACACAAATATATTAACACCTGTGACAATACAGTCAAAGACCTCAGCAAAGGAAAAGGACAGCCAGGGCAAAATGGTGATTTCATTAATGCTTCCTCTGCTGCTCATAATATACAGTGTATCAGGACCAATAGCTCCAGCCACTGACTTAGGTGCTGGGGAAAAGGAAAGAGGAACTCTGGAGCCTCTTTTAACAACTCAGGCAGGAAGGCTTTCTCTTTTATGGGGTAAATTCCTTGCAATTACTATAATGGGTGCTATAACAACAGCAGCCTCATTGACAGGCTTGTTTATTGCTATGTCCCAGAAGAATGGCATATTTTCAGGAGTTTCTGTGCAGTTTCCTTTAAAAGCAGTATTATTAATAGCACTGGTTTCCGTGCTTATAACAATGGTGTTTGGGGCACTGGAGCTTGCCATAAGCATATATGCCCGCTCCTTTAAGGAAGCTCAGACTTATTTATCACCACTGATGATTGTTGCATTTATACCAGCTTACGGAACCTATATGCTGGATGCAAAATCCATAGACCCAATGTATTTTCACATTCCTCTGGCCAATGCATCATGTCTTATTAAAGAACTTGTATCAGGAATATACAATGTTCAGCATATGTTTATAACATTTGGCTGGATAGCAGTTTATGTGTTAGCTTCAATCTTATTTGCAAGATATATGTTCAGCAGAGAAGATGTTATTTTCAGAACATAA
- a CDS encoding serine hydrolase, whose amino-acid sequence MLDKFIEKSKNLNLYSIVVLKNGEKIAEHHWAKEIRRNQYSATKSFTSTAIGMAIDEGLLKLQNKIMDYFENDIPGNLPKLQLQRLKKLTIEDLLMMAAGYKDPGLMAERKSLKNKNWIQFALSMPLYFDAKQQFTYTNCTAYLAGVILEKAAGCSLIDYLMPRLFKPLGIPRPDCEFCPQGHVFGASGLMLTANELAKFGQLYLQKGEYNGKQLISKDWVQQATKKQINTGYGPLDNRMGYGYFFWRGSHNSYRASGMNGQSAIVLEDKNAVIAINANEKNTQAIRDCMWENIYPEL is encoded by the coding sequence ATGCTTGATAAATTTATTGAAAAGTCCAAAAATTTAAATCTATACAGCATTGTAGTGCTGAAAAACGGGGAAAAAATAGCTGAACATCACTGGGCTAAGGAGATTAGAAGAAATCAGTATTCAGCTACAAAAAGCTTTACCTCTACAGCTATTGGAATGGCTATAGATGAAGGACTTCTTAAGCTGCAGAATAAAATTATGGATTATTTTGAAAATGACATTCCAGGCAATCTGCCAAAGCTTCAGCTTCAGAGACTTAAAAAATTAACTATTGAAGATCTTTTAATGATGGCAGCAGGGTATAAGGATCCAGGCTTGATGGCTGAAAGAAAAAGCTTAAAAAACAAAAACTGGATTCAGTTTGCTTTGTCAATGCCTCTTTACTTTGATGCAAAACAACAATTCACATATACTAACTGTACTGCTTATCTGGCTGGAGTTATTTTGGAAAAAGCTGCAGGCTGCTCCTTAATTGACTACCTTATGCCAAGATTATTTAAGCCTCTTGGAATTCCACGTCCTGACTGTGAATTCTGTCCGCAGGGTCACGTTTTCGGAGCCAGTGGTTTAATGCTGACGGCAAATGAACTTGCTAAGTTTGGACAACTATACCTGCAGAAGGGTGAATATAATGGAAAACAGTTAATTTCTAAAGATTGGGTGCAGCAGGCAACAAAAAAACAGATAAACACAGGCTATGGCCCTTTGGATAACCGCATGGGCTACGGTTACTTTTTCTGGAGAGGCAGTCATAACTCATACAGAGCCAGCGGAATGAATGGACAATCCGCCATTGTTTTAGAGGATAAAAATGCAGTTATTGCCATTAATGCAAATGAGAAAAATACTCAGGCCATAAGGGACTGCATGTGGGAGAACATATATCCCGAACTATAA
- a CDS encoding cyclodeaminase/cyclohydrolase family protein, which produces MLKNLMIKDFIEELGSSSPAPGGGSVSALSAALASALGSMVFNLTVGKKNYEELSEADKNKIQNSLNETKNGSDEFLKLMEEDTESFMQLMSAFKLPKDTEENKNVRKEKIQQGYKAAIEVPLKVADCAFKIYDYILTASELGNINAVSDAGVAALLTQAAIEGAVLNVKINLSSLKDEAYKAEISKQINKLATEGIQRRDHILNIVESKL; this is translated from the coding sequence ATGCTTAAAAACTTGATGATAAAGGACTTTATTGAAGAGCTTGGTTCTTCTTCCCCTGCACCAGGAGGAGGAAGTGTTTCAGCACTTTCAGCAGCTCTTGCAAGTGCTCTTGGAAGCATGGTATTTAACCTTACTGTGGGGAAAAAGAATTATGAAGAATTAAGTGAAGCAGATAAAAATAAAATACAAAACAGCCTTAATGAAACCAAAAATGGAAGTGATGAATTTTTAAAGCTCATGGAGGAGGACACAGAATCATTTATGCAGCTTATGTCAGCCTTCAAACTTCCAAAGGATACTGAAGAAAATAAAAATGTAAGAAAAGAAAAAATACAGCAGGGCTATAAGGCAGCCATTGAAGTACCACTTAAGGTGGCTGATTGTGCCTTTAAGATTTATGATTATATTTTAACTGCCAGTGAACTTGGAAATATCAATGCAGTTTCAGATGCAGGGGTTGCGGCTCTTCTTACTCAGGCAGCCATTGAAGGTGCTGTGCTGAATGTAAAGATAAATCTTTCCAGCCTTAAGGATGAAGCTTATAAAGCTGAAATTTCAAAACAGATAAATAAGCTGGCCACTGAAGGAATACAAAGGAGAGATCATATTTTAAACATAGTTGAATCTAAATTATAA
- a CDS encoding ATP-binding cassette domain-containing protein codes for MIEVKNLSKKFKKVNAVDSISFTVNEGEIVGLLGENGAGKTTTLRLLATMLKPTGGTAIINGFDIIQEPSKVRGNIGILFGGEVGLYDRLTAKENIKYFAELNGMSKEETEKSIEYLSNMLEMNEYLNRRVGKFSRGMKQKVAIARSIVHEPGVMLFDEPTAGLDVTASRIVQDFILKCRQDKKAIIFSSHSMSEVEKLCDRIVIIHKGTILETGTVDDFKSKYNSDNMEDIFMRLVGDKNEK; via the coding sequence ATGATAGAAGTAAAAAATCTTTCCAAGAAGTTTAAAAAAGTAAATGCAGTGGATAGCATTAGCTTTACTGTTAATGAAGGAGAAATTGTGGGACTTCTTGGGGAGAACGGTGCAGGCAAAACCACTACTTTAAGATTACTTGCCACCATGCTGAAGCCCACAGGAGGCACAGCTATTATTAATGGCTTTGATATAATTCAGGAGCCATCAAAGGTAAGGGGAAACATAGGCATTTTATTTGGTGGAGAAGTGGGATTGTATGACAGGCTCACAGCTAAGGAAAATATAAAATATTTTGCTGAATTAAATGGCATGAGCAAAGAAGAAACAGAAAAGAGCATTGAATATCTTTCTAATATGCTTGAAATGAATGAATACTTAAACAGAAGAGTAGGCAAGTTTTCAAGGGGTATGAAGCAGAAAGTTGCTATAGCCAGATCCATTGTACATGAGCCTGGTGTAATGCTGTTTGATGAGCCAACTGCAGGACTGGATGTTACAGCATCCAGAATAGTACAGGACTTTATTCTTAAGTGCAGACAGGATAAAAAAGCCATAATTTTTTCAAGCCACAGCATGAGTGAAGTTGAAAAACTGTGTGATAGAATTGTAATAATCCACAAGGGAACAATACTTGAGACTGGCACTGTGGATGATTTCAAATCAAAATATAACAGTGACAATATGGAAGATATATTTATGAGACTGGTAGGTGATAAAAATGAAAAATAA